The genomic region GAGATGGTGACACTGGGTATGCTCCGCCACCCAAATATCGTTAAGATTTTGGGCTATTGCATGACCAGCTCCGATAGGCTCCTTATATACGAGTTTTTTAAGAATGGCAGTTTGGACCAGTGGTTGCACTTGGAGCAGAACTTTACGTTATCTTGGGGGACCCGGATTCAGATTGTCAAGGGTGTGGCTAATGGCCTCTCTTTTTTGCATAGTTTGGACAAGCCCATTGCTCATCAGAATATTAAGTCCCGCAATGTGTTCTTGGACTCCAATTTTCAGGCCCATATTACTGATTTCGGTTTAGCAAGGGGGATTGACAACTCCACTTCTTATGCGTCCACACAATCTGCGGATACAATGGGTTACTGTTACATGCCGCCTGAGTACAAGGAAGGCCTCACTTCAGCCACACTCGAGGCTGATGTTTACAGTTTTGGGATCTTAATGTTCGAGATTGCTACTGGAAAGCGCCCCAATTTGCCACATCTTTTGGACGGGAAAGAGGTTGGGATAGTCGAATGGGCCAGAATTTTTCTGGCCCAAGATAAGTATTTGCAAATCGTGGATGCTAGTATTTTGGGGGAGGATGGCCTAATAGTGGCCCATGTGAAAGAGTATTTTGAAATTGCAAGAATGTGTACTAGTGAGATACGAAGAGAAAGGCCCACTATGGCTAAGGTTTTTCGATTGCTAAATCCAATTCCTATGTGAATTTGTATTGCATTTTCTAGATTGTTTGTTGAAGAATAAATTAAATGGGTTATATGTTTTCTAGACTGTAGTGTTTGATGAAGAATAAATTAAATGGGTTATATGTTTTCTAGACTGTAGTGTTTGATGAAGAATAAATTCAATAGATTGTATGCGCATATACCTTGGTAGAACGAATCATACATTTTCCGAATTTTACTCTTTGCTTGCTTTACAAATTCTTCCTTACGATCTTTTCATCTTTTGGAACACCTTCAGTTATCGAAGGGGCTACTAGGGTCTAGGGCCGGCCCTTCCACTAGGCCAATTAGGTCATTGCCCAAGGCCCCCAAGTGGAAGGGGgccctaaaattttgaaaaagaacggatagtagaaaaaaaaatagttttagataAAATTCCAAATAATCTGATACATGCTTGTgatcaaagaacaaaaaaatctagAACATCCTTGTAACATTGGTACCCAAAAAATTCTTTGGtctaaacaaaatcaattatcccaaaaatatcATCCGTAACCTCTAGATCAGTCAAAATCCAACTGGATAAAGTGCAATTTCGGTCTTAAAAATTTCCCATAAAACAatctcaaatcaaaacaaataaaaaaatctcaaattcctaaaatttactcataccattctctctctcactcttgcTCTGCGCCTTTTTCTCTCAGCTCTTGCTCTCCGCCcttctcattctttctctccacttgttcaacaaaatacaacacaaaatttagatgaaaacagattttaaacaaaatacaacacaaaattagtcaatttgcatctcaaaatgaaagaaaaatcgattttaaataaaatatattataatataaaaatattaaataaatattaatttaattaatatataaatataaaaggcCCCATTTTAATTCTCGCATAAGACcccaaaatgaataaatttgttattagtaataaacaaaatacaacacaaaatttagataaaaatagattttaaacaaaatacaacacaaaattagtcaatttgcatctcaaaaggcaagaaaaatagattttaaataaaatatattataatataaaaatattaaataaatattaatttaattaatacataaatataaaaaatgcccCATTTTAGTtattgcctaaggccccaaaatgtctagggccGGCCCTACTAGGGTCTTTCCGTATATTCCATACTCCAAATCCTAGGGCATTGTAGTTGGTATCCCTAAAGAGCGACAATCTATTTGACAGTACTTACAAAAACAATATGTATGTTTTTTCTCCTACTCTATAGTAATACGAATGTTATAggattatttaaatataaaaatggatAAAACTACTATCAGATGAGTGGTCCTTAAAAATGCTCAATCACTCATCTTAAATCACTTCACTACTGATCACTAATCTTGACAACTTATCTTAGGatcaatttaaatttgaactcaTCAAATTAAGTCCACGTATTCAATAACCCATGTGGACAAGACATGGGCCATAGTTTATAGGTTTGGTCAAATCTGGCCCAATTACTAACATCTCTCACTTGTCCACAATGGGTACTAGAGTCAAAACTGGCTTCTCTTAATCTTTTGTCCAATCCTcgctttatatagaaaatagagTGTACAACCCAATGAGAAGGTTTAGGATAGGAGTACTAAATTAAGTCATCATCTAAACTAACGTAATACATCGCTCATAATATCTCATTTATGCCCCATATTATTTGATCACACCCAATCAAGTTTCTTTAATCCCTCATGAGCTCAAAACTCAAAGCAACACTTGATCCCATACCATATAATTTACTCATGATTATGTCGGAAAATAGATTCTTCATCATTGCACGAGCTATGAGGCATAAAATGAATGGTGtgttttaaataataaactcatgtCAATTCATTCACACTCAACTGCTTTCCTAGACATGCTCTACCCTAAGGTGACATTATGGACGCCCAAAAAAAGGTCTTAGGTTTGTCGCACATTGGGTCCTTGGTGACGTGGCTCTTTGTGTTCATGTGTTTCTTAGGTGAGGTGTGTTTGTAagtctctttttcttattttatttctagGAGTCGCTACTAACCATTTGTCTTGTATTAGGTGTGATTGATCACCtatttgtctaatttttttttagttacctaattaactaaaaaataattcaagagtaattaattaattaaagtaaaaCAAAGTCTCGAACCAAAAATCTTGGATTTGGAAGTTCAGTTACGAGTgggaaagtgttaggcaccccgCACCACCTATCCAATGGATAGTATCCCAACATTAAagttttagagaaaaaatagataCTTGGCATTTGATTTTTTGGACAAGATTTCgtaaaatcaaatatatatatatatatatatatatatatgagtatttatttacatataacATATCATGTGAATATTTATGACAAAGAATTATTTACAAGcaaacatgtgaaataaaaaataaaagagactCGCACACAAGATATGTGAGAATTTACTATGTTATAAAGTAATACATAGCTAACATGTGAGTATTTATTTAGTACGTATTTAACATGTGAAtatgtacataaaaaaataaaagagactAATAATAGCTTAAAAGTGTAATATTATCTTAATTTTGGTAGTCATTATCAcatctattttttgtttattcctATACTTACACGTACATATGAGAGTTTGCATGTTTCTCTAAAATATAGTCATTATGTGCATTTCTCTTTTATAGGGGGTTAAAACTAATGAACTAAGCATGTAGGCATGAAGCCAAGGGAATCCAAGGGTAAAGATCAATTGAGAAGTGTCTTTTGAAGGATTTAATGAGTAAAAAATGTGtggaaacataaaaagaaagagaaaaattcgATTAAGCCAAAGATGGAAAAAAACAAATCCTAGCATGGAAATATTATGACcagtttttgtattttggccatatatttttattcagATGTCGGATTGATTTGATTCTTATGGCTACGAAAAGAGGATTTGAGGATCtaaaactttgtagtttaccaaaattTCAGAATATAGCATTTCAAAGGCCAAAACAGACCTAGAAGTTGACCCACTGTTGAAAAACATGAAttggcattttttttccctttttggggagcatttgttttagggttttaaatgttataaaaattaaagggaTAGAAGGGCAACTGTCTTTTTTGGCTCTTGGAAAACcatatttttcatcaatttttgagattttttattttctataaaagctTAAGAACCTAAGCTAGGGTTAGGGGTGAATCTTCGAGGTTGTAAGTTGTCCACTATTCAATCCAAgcatatttttcacattttggTTATTGAAATCAGTTGTTCCCTTTTCATAATTGTTTTGTTAGattgatatttaatttctaatttttttataagtcaaTTCTTGAATCTTCTAATTGTTAGAATAGGGTTTTATAATCTCTCTAGTCAAATGTAATAATCTTTGTAGATATTACTTGTCATAGTATAGCCTTGAGGGTATGCGATGTTCTTGAGTTTTTCTAGCGgggatattattttttagactaATTTATTGGAACAATTGATAAATATAATCAACCAAAGAgagttttattaataaaaattattttaaaatcttcCAATCGGATAGTTTGTGTGCTTACCCGATTGTGTACTAAATTGGATTGGTAGTGGATGCTTAATAATATTGGTGGACAAACCCTAACTCCCTAgtgattttaattattgaattttactAAACTTTCTTTGTcctattttcaattatatttttctatatattattttggggtgttcttatttgtttttcattggTGGAATGACATTCTTAACAACGCTACAATTTCCATTATAAAATTGGACGACATCAAAGACTCACACATTGGACATGGTTGCAATTGGAACAGGACGTGGGCACATTATCTTGGGGGACCTGATTCAAATTGTTAGGGGTGTGGCTAATAGTCTCTCTTTTTCGTAGAGTTTGGACAAGCCCATTATTGCCTATCGGGAAAGTCCCGCAATGTGTTCTTGGACTTTGATTTTCAGGCCCATATTACTGATTTCGGTCTAGTAAGGCGGATTGACACCTCCACTTCTTAAGTGTCCAAACAATTTGTGGAGACAATGGGttactcaatatgctttccaagctgttttgcattcctatggtactgttcatcaactaacttgtccaggtacctctcagcaaaatggtagagccgaacgaaaacttcgtcatattcttgacactgttcgtgctctccttctctctggcaaagttcctgctcctttttggggcgaagttgctcttcatgctgttcatgctattaatcgcattcctagtcctgtcatccaaaatcaaacttcaTATGAGCGCTTCTTTGGGTCACgtccagactatcaccaccttcgctCCTTCGGTTCTGCttatttcattcttcttcagccacatgagcataacaaacttgagcctaggtcaagactttgttgtttttttggCTATgacgaaactcaaaaggggtatcggtgttatgatcctgtttctcatcgtcttcgtatctcttgcaatgttgtcttttgagAACATCTCCTCTTTGTCGAGCTTTCTCACTTCCGTGCTTCCCTGTCTTCCTcctctgtcttagatctatttatagatgagacacatattccttctgtagTTGCTCCTGACCCTCCTGTAGGTGCTTCTAATCCTCCTGTAGCTACTCCTGATTCTCCTATAGACTTTTCTGTCCAACCACCAAATATCTTTGATCCCTTTCCTAAttccccctttaatgaacaggtggaagatgaaccgGTCGAAGATGAGCTACCCAACCCTGAGCTTGGGTCCCTTGTTCTTGCTCTGCCTGAAgatcttgcacaagacatttcacctcgtcactcaactcgggtaagatccattcctacatatttacttgactatcattgttacactgcccttgctacactgcacgagcctcacacctatcgtgaggcttccactaaCCCTTTATGatagattgcaatgaaagaggaacttgatgcattatctaaaaaccatacttagGACTTGATCACTCTCCCCCTtgggaaatctgtggttggttgtaagtggatctacaagattaagactcgctctgatgggtccattgagcgctacaaagctcgtcttgttgcaaaaggttttacataggaatatgagattgattatgaagagacctttgttCCAGTTGCTcatatctcatctgttcgtgccctcttagttGTTGTTGCTACTAGTAAATGGGACcttttccagatggatgtcaaaaatgcattccttaatgggaatttaagtgaagaagtttatatgcaacctcctcctggtctcttTATTGAagcaaacaaggtttgtcacatttggcgtgcactttatggccttaaacaagctccacgagcttggtttgccaaattcagctctacTATCTCCTGCTTGGattacatggccagtcattatgattctgccttatttcttcgtcgcattaacaaagacactattttacttttcctgtatgtggatgatatgatcataactagtaatgacctcagtggcattcaagacctcaaggattttcttagtcagcagtttgagatgaaagatcttggacatctcagctacttcttgggtcttgaaatcactcattctacagatagactttacattactcaagctaagtatgcctctgaactcttgtctcgAGCTGGACTTACTGATAGCAAGATTGTTGACACgccagttgagcttaatgcacATCTGACTCCCTTAGgagggaaaccattgtctaatccctctctttacagacgcttagttggcagcctagtttatctcactgttactcaTCCAGACATTTCTtatgctgttcaccaggtgagccagtatCTATCTGCTCCATGAttgactcactatgctgctgttttgcacattcttcggtacctaaagagcactctcttccatggtcttttctactttGCTCAATCTCCTtttgttctccgtgcattttctgatgctaaTTGGGTAGGAGATCCCACTGttcgcaggtccaccactggttattgttttcttcttggttcttctttgatttcttggcgaaataaaaaacaaactcatgtggccagCTCCaatactgaagcagaatatcgtgcccttgttgataccacatctgagcttctttggctacgatggcttctcaaagacttaggtgtgtctacatcctctgctactcctctttattgtgacaacaagagtgccattcatattgctcacaatgatatCTTCCAtaaacggactaaacacattaagatcgattgtcattttatccgttatcatcttgtccatggtgctctcaagctaatctcagtctcctctacagatcaacttgcagatatcttcaccaagtcacatcctaagggacgccttcgtactttggttgacaacctcaagttggtctctcatctaccttgagtttgaggggggctgttaacgtgtatagtgtTATGGGCTTTAGGTCGAattagattacttgtatagcacacattcttgtagtacacttttacttgtactgcactcctatgcctcctatataaaagcaCACATGTCTATTCTTTagttgagaaatacaatacaattatttagtatttctaaTAGTCCTTAAATCAAAAGGTGACCAGCAATGGCGGTGCCACATGGTgttcagggggttcaaatgaaccccctgacttgtgatttttttttatatttttttttacatataacattttaaaatatttttgttttgaataccttaaaataaaattctgaaCCCCTAAAATAAGTCCGAAGAACAAATCAATTCAATGCTAACATTTATATTGGCCTTcttaaacaaaaaggaaaaacccaacatcaaaccaatttgatctaaaatctgaggaaaaaaatagcaagtccaacaacaaaaattagtaatttgttAATCTTAAATCTCAGAAAAAGACAATTAAATGAGTTGTAAAGTGTAAACACTAAAAGAATATTAAGTGTGAGGTAGTGGAAGTGGGGCGTGAGATAGTGGAGAatgaagactttttttttaatgattgtattgttgcattgaatttttattaaagtaatgttaaaaacacaataaaattctTCTTAATGAATTACAAAAACCTATAAGTTGTCACAATTgagttgaattgttaaataaaaaaaattgaaaagagtaaaaacaaaaactaataaataatgaattagagtattctaagtaataataattaaaattcacttaacaacaataattaataactttatTATAGTAATAGAGAACAGATAATTTACAAGATTTAATCttagcaataataattaatatcttCATTATACTAAGAAAACATATGTCCAATGAACttttaatttatctttaattCTCTTGCTAATACtatgaataaatttttgaaaaagaagtcACATATACCGCAAGATTTATCTCctatttaagatttattatctAAAAGAACTTGTgttgacttaaaaaaatattcctttgGATCATAGGTTAAGAAAGATCTCATCAATATTATCATAATGatcaagatgaaaaaaaaaaaatatttacaaagaGGTCCTTGTCAACCTCTTCAACATGAATTTGAATGACCCccctaaaaaaatattcttgGAGCTGCCATTGGTGACCAGTACTTTTATTCCCATGGTGTTGTTATAAGC from Castanea sativa cultivar Marrone di Chiusa Pesio chromosome 11, ASM4071231v1 harbors:
- the LOC142615166 gene encoding serine/threonine-protein kinase PBL35-like, whose product is MDHAIQALPCAIFFFLFLTGMFITFWVFRCRKPVSTTTTTTTTTTELSSITVVDQIASFDPNLEFSTTELRVATKDFSPEFIIGGGSFGTVYKANLSNGVTVAIKRLNPDAFKGFREFWTEMVTLGMLRHPNIVKILGYCMTSSDRLLIYEFFKNGSLDQWLHLEQNFTLSWGTRIQIVKGVANGLSFLHSLDKPIAHQNIKSRNVFLDSNFQAHITDFGLARGIDNSTSYASTQSADTMGYCYMPPEYKEGLTSATLEADVYSFGILMFEIATGKRPNLPHLLDGKEVGIVEWARIFLAQDKYLQIVDASILGEDGLIVAHVKEYFEIARMCTSEIRRERPTMAKVFRLLNPIPM